Below is a genomic region from Onychostoma macrolepis isolate SWU-2019 chromosome 15, ASM1243209v1, whole genome shotgun sequence.
ctataatgaattttagctaattttggcgtgttgtatgatatttttgtgtttccgTGACGTGAAAAGATATGAAGAGATTGTGcggtctttctctcttttataatattttataatattatatttaatatataatatttctcTCTATTGATATATACTAATGCGCTCATTTGAAGTTAACATGGGCGTGTCGAATGGGTTTTTGGGTGTGTAAACTTTTGCAATTGTCCCGTGAAGTAAAAAGATGACATTAAACTTTACTAACAACCAGCCACGGTGAAATGTCGCTCTTTTCAAACGGAGCGGATTAACGTTACACAGCGTTTCTGGTCTCGTGAAGGCGCTTCGGAAGAGAAGTTTGTCGTTCCGAACAAAAGTGAACAACTGAATCGTTTCACAAGGCCCTTCAAAGTGTCTCAGTCAGTTCCCTAGGTAGTGAATCACTAGATTGTGCTCACTAGTTCTCACTAGGTCCTGCACTGGGAAAGACCGTGGCTCAGTGAACACTGGGACAGTGACCATTggtatttatcaacaacaggcCGGAccgttatattttgatattatttttatgctatttgaggtaacttagccctataatatgaaatgtacatgttctattacaaattcagtcagcatcaatgctccctgttgtgcaaaagattgtggaatggatttgtgccaaaaaaataaaaataaaggttgcaatttttgtttcttcacaaaTTTAATCAACTAATATGGAtacattgtaaattatttaaaaggcatcatttaatttttttaacttaaaatgttctttctccatcagggtgtggccaaaggtttcattgCTGCTTTGTCATCTttgcaagatttcagatgcaacccagtcagttcttccaaggcaccaaacaccagaccgctccactgcagctacatactgtgtgtactttcaagactaggagtttaaaacaaactattttcctgtttgactccatacaatactgattgtgtcaaagcagctttacaaagCGCCATGtgaataaaggtgacttgatttgattttatatactgtaacacctgttttttttttttttttttgacgtctgcctcattttaaagatgtaatatgtgtaaatgtttgtttgctaacattttgtttagcttgtttaatttcttcttagttcattaaacaaagttGAATGAAGTTGAGGgtgaattttgcagttgtattacaaatgtaatgtttgtcaactggagctttaaagggatagtgcacccacaaatgaaaatttgctgttaatttactgacccttaggccatccaagatgcaggtgacttttttttctttattactgtatgtttagtttgtatgaaaattttgttattatatgttgtatgtgtgtgtctttagtgatttgataaacaccagttaatcattttttaaaggggtggtttactgctttttttctttgcttgattgtgtttatggggtgcaatataacacgtcttcgtgtttcgtttgttaaaaaacgccttatttttcatatatttcacctttattgtaagccgctttctcctctgtcatttgaacgaccggttgacttcctgattctctgaaaccactccctcagaaacgggcaatgggctcagattggttagttgggccggtgtgttgtgattggctaaattgcgtactgcacattgtctggaaacttcacgcccatcaccttcacgggcgacagctgcatgtgctgcggtcaaatgtaaataatggtgtcaatattgccgtatcagtttaagccagaatcagacccagaaagcggtaatgaagagagtcaagcagaacttccgcaagcacggctcttacaaacgtttctgaattaagtttgctgttgtgatcacatatcattttttgaagttcgtagacgtttgtcttatacacaaaatagcatcgaactaactggctactaaaattatacatgcaaatacatttaaaattatgaaatcttacttacaggttgtggcccaacaactgctgcctctggttttaaagttggaactgctccatgttttagtaatagtttctgtgtgaatccggcattgaactcgtgtagattctggaagctgtcttccgtaaaatgcgcagcacagagagctaaattaggattgtaattgtcaggaacataatcaaacataaattttaaccattgttgacgaactacagcgtccgtaggaagcccgaacacagacctgacagctgggtgaaaataacaccgtttcgacggcatggctacaactctgcactataactcttcctcttcgacaaagccgcagaacatggccttgccccctctttggcatgttccggagggaggggttgatgcaaatttatgggttttttacgtatgcaacccgggaagtatctcgttgtagtcccgtatgagccgtttttgtaggcattaaacttcctgatttttaaaagacgatatctccgcttacgttgaactttcagcgcagcaactttgcggatactgttcatgcaccaacagcaacattacacactatttaaaatgaaaaaagttaaatcgcagtaaaccacccctttaataattttgttaaactataaaagtatgtttatgtagttccccagcaatgtcttatgatgcccaaataataaatcttagttgaggtaacataaaACACATAGAGTAAAAggttaaattttaattgttataactttctgtagttttctatttgtttgacaaattaaaacattttagttgaatggactataatggctcgtttccactgagCGGTACGGTTCGGTTCAGTACGGTATGCAATTATTTCCGTTTCCActgtcagaagttgtgaatggtaccaaaatagcGAACCGTACCGTACAACTTTTTTGGTACCCTTCTATTGGGATACCTACACTGTTAAATTTCAATTGGCAGAATTTCAACAGTATAATCCTGTTATGTTCAAAAGcagtacattactgtttttttttttttttcgtttttgtgaaattacatatacacaatataacggcattctactgtatttataactcgaaggaaataaaatattactatcCAGTATTTTTGTAAACTGCAGTCAGCACGCGAGGACTTTCATCCGTCTTGTTAACAGGTAAGTTCCCCTTTGCTTTGCGCGATTTCATAGACAAAATATACATTTGCTACTGCAACTAATCTGTATAGTGGATATTGGAAGTGACACTATCTTTTATTTGCTCTTTTCAGTGATAGGCTACACGTGCCAAATACGACATCATCGAGTGCAACTGGATTTCTGACTCTGTGATTCTGATTATATTATTCCCAATTACAGGGTGAGTTTCATTCGTTATGAGATCATTCTTATGCAAAGTTAAGTTTTCAAACACTGTTGCATTGAAATCACATTGATGTCTCTGTAACATGCTGAAATGGCCGGTGTTGTTCGCTAATAGGCCAATAGGCTATCAGTTTGCAGAATTTGCTAACGCATTAAAACCTCCACcgtttgaaaaaaacaaacgaaCAAACTGAAAATTTCGGTGTCATTGTGATTGCAAATTTGGGTAAGCATGTTCTAGTAtgacatatatttattataaggGGGATTTTTACTGTTGTGCTTGTTTTGTTGTTAGTGATAGAATACTTATTAGCTGGATTTCTGAATCGGAAATCATATGCTTGgagcacttaaaaatgtaaacaggaaAGCTAAGTATGAGAaccaatgttttcatgtgtaaagctagcatgtttgaaattgagtttttatttaccatgcacttgtgtggactttcagtggatgggctttctttgttgtctgaatataaatgaaaattttgacATAAAGGTCTGTCCAGACCAGTCCATgttgaaatgcttttcttatGTTAGAAGTGCTGAACTctgactttttaaaatgattttagttttcCTTGCATTCATTTGTAATCTGGCaatgtcaaattaatgttatgtcaatgctgaaattaaatgtgaattaaattaaaacattaaatgtgtttttctttttaaaggttCAGGTGAAACACCAGGAAGAAGAATCCAGCACTGGATGATCAGCCTTGAGGACCACATCATTTGTGAGGGCATCCAGCCAGCTTTTCTGTCTGGGTTTGCAGCTGATTTTTCTACTTACAGCAATTTCAATCTTCAATACCAAGCTGAAGACGCATGCACGTTGGAATTTATTCATAGGTTAGATATTTGGATGCATACATTCAATTaacttcacattttatttgtatatcactttttacaatacatatatttttaaagcagctATACAGAAAATGTGTTTCATTGAAACATTTGGCCCTAATAAACAGGGAATCTAGAATCAAATAGAGAAATTTCCTATCAAATATTTGAGCCCCATTGAGCAGTAGGTGAATGTCaaggaaataaaatgtctatCGGTGGTGAGGTGTTGGTGGAAACCTTGAAAGGAAGCAGATTCATCTAGGACCCATCCTTCTTTAGCATTGAAATGATGATCATGTGCATATGTTACAGTTCTATCAGACATGGCTGAAATAGAGGGGTATAAGATGTGTTATGTCAATGCTTGAACAAGGAGATATCTTTAATCTAGACTGAAACACATCATTCAGTCCAAAAGATCtaaataaattcctaattttctgcttattaatagttagtaaggtgttaagtttaggtattgggtaggattagggatgtagaataaggacatgcagaataaggcattactatgtgcttaattactactaataaatggctaatattctagtaatatgcatgctaataagcaactagttaagagaccctaagaTAAAGTGTCACCATCTTTTTTCCCCTCCACACTAattctaaacacacacatttgtttttcaggtgGGATAAATCCGGAAAAGGGGACCAAGCCTGGAGGAGTCATATCAAAGCGGATGGGGAAGGTCACCCAGAAAAAGAAAACCGTGAACCCTTGTGTCTCTAgtctacttttaaaaaaaaatgatggatTTTGAGTCGGATTTTATACAAGTATTACACACcacagaccacacacacacactcacatcacacacacatgtttgtttttgtgaaaagtggggacatcccataagcgtaatggtttttatactgtaaaaactcTATGtactattgccctacacctaaagcTACCCCTTACAGggaactttgtgctatttcagattttcaatacactccattctgtgtgatttataagcgttttgaaaagtggggacatggggtaatgtcctgaaaagtcaccttctccttgtaatacctgtcattatacaaatttatgtcctcatttgtcacaaaaatgtgcacgcgcacacacccacacacacagtctcttgaTCTCTATTTTTTCAGGTATTCATTCATTTctattcactcaaaaacatttactcaggtgttctctaagTTTTTCACTTAATCTTTGTGTCCAGAGTTATTTTTTTGGACAGCCTGCATGACCTATTAGAATGAATTGTTAAAGAGttaaagcaatttatttatcatttatacagctgaaatgtacatttattgtcataaatgtaataagctttgggctttattttacaatttgttttcattttgtaccaATGTTCTGTAAGTCAGAATCTGATTTGGGGAATATCTTgagtttatttctgttatgacCACTTCTTCCACTTAAATTTCAATTAttgtctttaatgttttttctaagaaagttttttttttttattctttttttttaataaagcaaaacaagttttgaatcaacactttaaagctgctttacttGTGTTACATTTCAAGTCACTATTTCAAagggtacaaatatatattaaaaaccaaGAAGAAAATGTTGTCCTTTTTACTAGCAGGCCATTACTCAATAGCGTACACAATggtatagtatatttgtattgtagTTTACACATTGTTAGTTTAGTTGTGAAGAAGagcaaaaaaaagtgttatgctgtatttgcaaaaacagtagCCAACTGTAAATTTCACCAACAGTAAGACACAATTTTACAGTTAATTGCTGGCAACCGTGCTGCCAGTTCTTTACcgttttttaataaacagtagccaactgtaattttacccaACAGTAAGATACTGttcattttacagtaacttGCTGGCAACCAAGCTGCCAgttctttactgttttttaacaggaccatttttaacagtgtagcaCAGCAAAGGGTACCAAAAGGGAGCTAAACTCACTGCAGAACGTTGATTGGTTGACTAGAATCTTAACTTTTGCATGATACAAGGGAATAAAGCTTCTCCTTCACTCGTTCCGCTCTGCTGTCCATGAGTGTTGGGCTTATTTACATCAGAGTAcgcaaaaaaatataacagtgtatttcataattttatattatctcACAGACAATAGCCGTTTCTCAATATGTGTTCTTGTCtgttcttgtggacttgtgaaacgtCATTGCCCAAAAACCCACGTAATTTTCGAAAtatactgttattgtgtcatgaaatgtagttttaagagtttttcaggcgagaatgtaattgtttaaaactcaaatctgcagtttatttataaagatagcgcctatttgaaaatttgctatgCTGATTTCGGAGCTCCAGGCGATCACCGGGCGCTCAGTGTTCATGTATCCGCCTCGAGCAGCCTTAGCTCGGCTAGTCCTTCCGACATctgccgctggctctgatgtctctgtagtgattaaacatgagatacaatTCGTTTTGAGTAGTCTACCTGTATATTTAACAGGCATTCGTGGTGTcatgaatctattatttgttcctggtcatatcgttttggctgagcacaaagttatatgtttaactttatatatttattttgaactttaccaTAGAACACTGCTGACCTGTAGCATAcgtttgactgaattgtttacttttgtctttatttcctcttaGATAAGCCTGTTATACtttgtacttatacttttataatggctattattgttcattaaaactgacatttaacaaaaagtgGCAGAGTTGTGCTTATTGTCGCGCTTTATGGTCGATCGCTACTTTCCGGCATACACCACGCCTACCAAGTAAGGGTACATTTTgagcaatgtaaacacaaattagtAAGAAAATCTAAAGAAATTTCTGATCATCCTCCATAACGCGGTGGTTATTTACACCTCATATCATATGTAAACACTTGTGTTACCACGATAACGACTGATGCAATTGAATTGAGATCCGTTATCAGCCCCGCAGTGGAAAACGAAACCGTATCCGTGCTGACTGGCCAGGATCGGCACAGAACGGTTAAGCAAAGAGAACCGTTCagcccgatagtggaaaagcggctataTACTACCTGGCACTCCGCTTATGATGTCATGGGCTATGCTGGCCAATGGATTGGAGTATTTTCACACATGCTTCAGACACCAGTCATGCTGATGGCTTTCCACAAAGTGTCCACTAGACTAGAGGACGCATCTCGGGGAACCACATGCATAGcccaaaacgtttttttttttttttacaatcgctatggcccatttctcaatatttatgtcactttttaaaaacacttcaCAGAGTGAGTACAATATAATCTTTGTGGGCTAAATCTTTGGCGATATTTTTTCCCTTACTCCACAACCACCACCAATACCATGAGCCTACAGGCTAATTTGCACATTTATGCAAATGAATAAGACCGTACTatcaaaatctaaaaaatgaaatactaCCAGAACTATCAGATGTAGCTGCATACCTAGGTGTAAGTCTTTCAAGTTTTTTACCATCTACAGAAAAGGGGACAGTTTAAGTAtcttgtactgtaatgtaagaTATAGTGAATTCTAAACAGTCtttgtaaagacatttttagCAGAAAAACATTGTATAATGCTACCTGTTGTTAGTGTTTTTTAAGGTCATTGTTTTATGAGTGGCAAAgtgtgtttttcatgttatGAAGAGACATGCTTTGGTAGTTTTAGTAGTTATCACTGAAGTTGAAACTTTGTGATGAGAACTCAGTTTTGAAAAAGGGACCTAagttttaagaaatgtttcctaaGAGATTGCCATAAAAATGcatcatataaaaatatttaaattattaaaaattgatcaaataattttgaggGCCATGTTATGTTGGCATTTGACAGTGCATTTTATTTGCCTATTGTGATGTCTGTGTGATGACAATATCTAAAAGCAGAAAAGGCCTGTCCCCAAGGAAtcttcattattaaaataataaaataatgtatgtgcatgtgggacacaaaaatatcataattaaaCTGCCATTGTCTCTTTTTATTAGAAATTTGATGCCAAAATGTTACATCTATAGCTACCACCTGACACAGTGACTTGACATCCTACTGGCATCTTAATAAAAACAGTGTGCATCTTTTCTATTACTATTATCATACATGATGTCATTAAAATTGTAGCCTATTtgatagacagatggatagatggatggatggatagacagacagacagacagatagatagatagatagatagatagatagatagatagatagatagatagattttacaacattaaatatgaaaacattaaataaaataaatgtattattaaatgtttattaaacacattttaaatatatttaataaacatcaaACATATTGTCATGCATTGCATACTCAATGTGAgccaaaacataattttatatgattaaaattATTGCTACACATTACTGCTGTTAATATGAACGAAACAATACATTACATATTGTGTATGGAAATGCTTACTACGCCTCTAAAGGTTTACCATTTCTTATTTTGTACTTATTACAAACCAAAATGCCACAAAAAGCATAATATTTAAGAGcattataaaactttttgtctCGTAACCCATAAACTAAGGGACTCAAACAACGAGGCAAgatcaaaaacaaaatgaaatttgaGTATCTTACATTCACAAATAGCATGAAATCTACTTTCCATAAAGGCATTTCTATATAAGGGGTTATAAGCTGCATCATAGACAGAAGCAGCTGAACACCATGGAGAATAACAGTTTTGAGACCCTTATTTGTGGAGTTCTTCCTCTCAGAGCAGGCAGATCTGGCCGCCAACATAATCTTGATGTAGGTGGAGACAATAACACACAGCATCATGATGAATAAGAGCTGCAGACTTGTCGCTCTCATGTCTGCCAGCCATTTTACCTGTAACATGATCTCCACACTACACACAACATATTGATGAAAGACACCAGGAGGAATATAAGCAAAAGAggctattaaaacaaacaatggGATGATAAAACTGACACTCCATATCACAAGAAGCCCAATTAAGGTGtttttaggggtggagatgctGGAATGTCTTAAAGGCATACATATGGCTACGTAGCGCTCCAAACACATGGCTACAAGAGTCATAGGTGAACAAACATAGAGCAAAAACATAAGTGTGCAGAAGATATAACAAGGAATTATATGCACAGGGTACTGGTAAAATGACCCCATGAGGGTTAAATCAGTCAACAGCATAAGAGCAGAGTCAACAAAAAGAGTCTGAGCAAAAAGAATGTAGCGTGTTTCCCTGAAGGTCTCTTTCTTCAAAAAGGTGAAAATCATCAGTCCGTTCACATAGAGAAGAATCCCCACCAGTACCTGCACCACCAAAGGCTTCTCGTTAATTGCTTTCAAATTAAATGTGCTGCTCAAATTGCTGTTTTCGGTTAAGTTCATCTTGACAGCAAAAATAAGCCATAAAAAACCTCAAAGTCAGAAGGTGCAGATTGTGATGTACCTCAAGGCAAATGGAGAGAACATCCTAACTCTCCTCCCTTTGTGCTGTTTTTATAGATCTTTAGATGGGCTGGGCCTTTTTTGTTGACAGACCCTCATATGTCATCAGTGCAGATGTTTCTATGATCTGAATACTAATTTCTTCATTTGGGATGAATCTGACAACAAAACGAtaaaaaattagatttaaaGATGATATTGTGTATGGGTGTTTTTTAGGCCTGTAGCAAATTATCTCTaaaggaaaattatttttaattaaaatgattaattatttatatcagctgcCAGTAGTAACTATAGCAGAATTAATATTGCAATCAACAATTTTTTTcatccagcgaacattcagtgtaatttcatatcaactctaagaaattATATTCTTGTGACCTTGGAAAATAACTTGCCTGCAGTACTAATGCATCAGAGCatttagcaaaaaataaataaaataaaataaaataaagggggtataagtgaatgaatgaaaccGTTAGAAACCAGAGAATGAAGCTATGGAAAaggagtcagttaaccacctgagtgaACCATCAGCGCCTTTTTACAAAGTGGTCTACAGCTTacactaaacctctgtttcatttagttaaatgtacgatatTTGCATGTTATGAGGAGGTGGTATGAACCAATGGATGACATTATGTAATAATTCTATCATAcggcatgcataaaacagtatacaacccgaattcggAACCGGAAATggtgggacattttttaaatttgaataaaatgacaactaaaagactttcaaatcacatgagccaatattttattcacaatagaacatagagaacatggaatttaaactgagaaattttacacttttatccactaaatgagctcatttcaaatttgatgcctgctacaggtctcaaaaaagttggcacaggggcaacaaagggttgaaaaagtaagacatttttaaatgattcagcggggagaacatctagcaactaattaagttaattaacatcaggtctgtaacatgattagatataaaagggatgtcttagagaggcagagtaaagatgggcagaggctctccaatctgtgaaagtgtgcgtaaaaatattgtgtaatactttaaaaacaacgttcctcaaagttcctcatcatctacagtgcataacatcaacaaaagattcagagaaactggagaaatctctgtgcgtaagggacaaggccaaagacctttgttggatgcccgaggtcttcgggccctcagatgacactgcgtcactcatcggcatgattctgtcattgacattactaaatgggcccaggaatacttccagaaacacctgttggtaaacacaatctgccgtgccatctgcagatgccaactaaagctctatcatgcaaaaaggaagccatatgtgaacatggtccagaagcgccgtcatgtcctgtgagccaaggctcatttaaaatggactgtttcaaagtggaaaagtgttctatggtcagacgagtccaaatttcacattcttgttggaaatcccAGCTTCCGCATTGGAGGCTTTGAACAGGGCCCACTCAGAGTCCATGTCCTCAGCCTCCATCGGAAGTAAGGAAAAGTTTCTCTGGAGGTGGGAGGTGAATATATTCTCTGCCAAATGTTCCCAGTTAAAACTCACTATTCGTTTGGGTTCCCTGGGTCTGTCTGGAAGCCTCCCCCACCATCTTATCAAACTCATCACCAGGTGGTGATCAAGTGACAGCTCAGCTCCTCTCTTTACCCGAGTGCCCAGAACATACGGCCAGAGTTTCGATGATACAACTACGAAGTCTTTCAAAGACCTTTGGCCTAAGGTGGTCTGGTACTGATTACACTTATGTTTACACTTATGAACCATCTTATGTTCAAGCATGGTGTTTGTTATGGCCAATCCATGCTGAGCACATAAGTCCAATAACAAAACACCACTCGGGTTCAGATCAGGCAGGCCGTTCCTCCCAATTACCCCCCTCAATGCTTCTCTGTCTTCCCCAACATGATCGTTAAAGTCACCCAGCAGAACTTTGGAGTCCCCGGGTGGTACCCCTGAAGGCTGGATACTCTGAAGTGTAGTTTGGCGCTTAAACACAAAAGACAGCCAGAGCCCCTATCCCCCAACGACATGACCCTGTTATCTACCGGGCAAAACTCCAACACAGTGGCACCAAGTCGGGGACTTGTAAGTATTCCCACGCCCCCCTCAGAGTCCAACCCCCATCTAGGAGTTTGGTTCCAGAGCCAGAGATTTAGTGATTAGCTTGTGTTTTGCTGTCATCAATAAGCTTGAAGCACATGCTAATTGCATTACATATAGCATTTACtttacagaaatgtaaaaaaaaaaaaaaaaaaatacattgtaaaagaatgttttattttatcaggtatgtttttgtcattcagtttgttcatcattaattttattgcttgaatGTTTCCTCTCTGTCCATTTTCTACATTGTGTCTGTATGGGAGAGAAATGTAAAAGGGCAAAATCATACATTGCAAAAGACTGTTTTATCttatcaaattaaatgaagAGTACACCAGTCAGTTGATGTCTGTCTATTTATTccaacaaaaacatacaacacaGACGACACCAGCTACACATACTCCATGTGCCTGTGCTACTTCTGACAACAGGACAAATGGATTTGGGACGTTGGCTTCGGGTGCCTCCGGTGTACACATGATGTTAGAATTTTACAAACATAATCTTCTGCAAGTAGTTACAGGAAGTTACAAGTTTCAGCTCGTCTCATTATGAATCCATCGGGAATTGTTTGGATTTGATCAATGTTGTTTGCTATTGGTGCAATTTCATATGGGGACAATTTCACTTTTACGCTGATTAtacacattgtatatactgtatcttCAAAACCCAATATTTCCCATCCCCCTCTCAAACTTACTAAATGTTTGCAGGATGCTGTATGTATTTCTTAAAGCTTAATACTAGCAAAACTGAAGTCCTTCTTGTTCGGTCCAGGTCTACTTTATCTAATTATCTAAATATCTGCTTATTGATAACGGGCCAGTTAATATTTCCACCCAAGTGAAAAGTCTTGGTTTCCCTtaaggaactcgagctgcgttgAGATGCTATGGGAAGGCCTTCAGCGTGACCATGCTCTGATCCAcgtgtgtaatcagtccaatggatgggcgagacgtcacggacAGGTGACGTAacgaccaggaagcttaaaatcACGTGCGGTGGTACCGGCgtcagctttctgtcattcagcaagtgctctgtgtgtgtcagtcttATTTGGTGTTGTCTGTCCATTATCACTCCTTATTTCCTATACGTCTGAATACAACCATAGGGTGAGGGCGGGCAGCATCTCAGGCTGTGTGTTCTTGTTTGCCCACGCTATATTACGGGTGGGGAGCTGACTGCCCGCTTTGCGAGCATTTGTCTCTGCGTATGCTTGCTCTTGGAGAgctctctttgaggagggagcCTTCACCAGCATTCCTCGCGGTTTCTTCGCCATCTCAGGGTTCAGAAGTGAGATCCCGCTGCTGCAGTGCATTACGGTCATTCTCAGTTCACTATATGAATCTTTTCACATCAGACCGTGTATACTTGTCTGGTGGTTTGGCTGCATTTAATTCTGAGGAATTAAATGATGTATTTCATCTGACTATGAGGAGTAAGATATATATGGTGTACAGGAGCCTCTTGGGATAAATTTTTCGAGTGAGCGCACGATGTTTTACCTCTCTTCCTCCGAGGAGGTTGAGGTGGTCAGCAGGGGCTTCTGGGCAGGAACAGCCCCAACCATGTTCCAGCTCCTCATTCAGAGAGCGTCACTTCTCGTACTCCCCAGAATCTTGGGAGTAGCAGAAGGCGTCATTCTCGCTGGATAGTCTTCGGCTAAAACATCCTGATGCCTATGGCCCAGGACTTCTGAGGGgcggcccctctggggaagagcggtgTACACCGCATTACACGGTGCCcatctctcctcagtgccctcaggag
It encodes:
- the LOC131520790 gene encoding odorant receptor 131-2-like; translation: MNLTENSNLSSTFNLKAINEKPLVVQVLVGILLYVNGLMIFTFLKKETFRETRYILFAQTLFVDSALMLLTDLTLMGSFYQYPVHIIPCYIFCTLMFLLYVCSPMTLVAMCLERYVAICMPLRHSSISTPKNTLIGLLVIWSVSFIIPLFVLIASFAYIPPGVFHQYVVCSVEIMLQVKWLADMRATSLQLLFIMMLCVIVSTYIKIMLAARSACSERKNSTNKGLKTVILHGVQLLLSMMQLITPYIEMPLWKVDFMLFVNVRYSNFILFLILPRCLSPLVYGLRDKKFYNALKYYAFCGILVCNKYKIRNGKPLEA